A part of Pseudochaenichthys georgianus chromosome 23, fPseGeo1.2, whole genome shotgun sequence genomic DNA contains:
- the cntn1b gene encoding contactin 1b: MAAAAAVLLLALSSSVSLTVAVLFNEPRIYGDDATGYGPIFEEEPVDVVYSEDSPDGRISMNCRARANPPASYRWRRDNWEIKLMEQPDEHYSLVGGNLVVTNPRQKKHAGTYICVARNIYGTVISKEARVKFGFVEEFPQEERDPVSVKEGQGAVLLCVPPKAWPQEVTYRWIFNEFPVFLYTDRRRFVSQKNGNLYISKVEAQDAGNYSCFVSSPITGKSVFSKFIPLIPLAPEDGEEKKYPADIRVKFPDTTAMLASNITLECFALGNPIPDIVWRKVDHTDLPPSHEISESGAVLHLYNVQYEDVGGYECEAINTKGKDWHKAWLYVEAAPEWAETINNTQIDIGSEHTMRCVASGKPFPFIRWYKDGYMYGKGELKFSSLTFDDSGMYQCLAENYWGIKYANAELRVIACAPTFEFNPVRRQLLGAKDSRVLIECKPRAAPRAKFTWMKGKELLYNNSRISVMWDGTLEIKNSTENDAGLYSCFAENDRGKANSSGYLTITEPTIITEPPEDTEVKVGDEVILRCGASFDPMLDVTFIWTIDFRIIDFHSEWEHYERVLSEDGSGDLRIKNVQIWHEGRYACTTQSVVDSDSAYADLKIVGVPGPPGVIRVDEIGDSWVKLLWTKGSEHNSPILSYTIQTRHFWSLNEDDWKDATTSPTFLDGHSEKAEVTALYPWMEYQFRIIATNEHGSGESSIPSLKIKTWDAQPVVSPTDVEGYGGRNGEIVITWTPVEPWYFSGKKFGYIVAFKPHDAYDWWYETISDPETRRYVHRDSYFIPTEEDFQVREFQVKIKSFNAKGDGPYSLTKVIYYPRDVPIESPTDIYARPVSSTEALVWWLPVMDTGTGLQQYIEGYQVKYWRKYDDPEPGAHRIFVSASVNQTRLENMLPDSHYLIEVRALNGAGLGPPGEHCEMFTKRAPPPDPPRMWRYVTWTGQWLYVWWDHISYDWFGDISFPLYYKVMFRKTGYIYGKVYMTGWHFMDFPMPQMGDFELLVRGRYEGGDGPVRMISIKGEAPTTAPTLSLASMVLLALGIVGLDI, from the exons ATGGCTGCCGCTGCCGCTGTTCTACTCCTGGCTCTCTCCTCATCAGTCTCCCTCACAG TGGCGGTACTTTTTAACGAGCCTAGAATTTACGGAG ATGATGCTACTGGATACGGCCCCATCTTTGAGGAGGAGCCGGTGGACGTGGTGTACAGCGAGGACTCTCCTGACGGCAGGATCTCCATGAACTGCAGGGCCCGAGCAAACCCCCCTGCTTCATACAG GTGGCGCCGTGATAACTGGGAGATCAAGCTGATGGAGCAGCCGGACGAGCACTACAGCCTGGTGGGGGGGAACCTGGTGGTCACCAACCCCAGACAGAAGAAACACGCCGGGACGTACATCTGCGTCGCCAGGAACATCTACGGCACCGTCATCAGCAAGGAGGCCAGGGTCAAGTTTGGAT TTGTGGAGGAGTTTCCCCAGGAGGAAAGAGACCCGGTGTCTGTGAAGGAAGGACAGGGGGCCGTCCTGCTGTGTGTCCCCCCCAAAGCCTGGCCAC AGGAGGTGACCTACCGCTGGATCTTCAACGAGTTCCCGGTGTTCCTGTACACGGACCGCCGCCGCTTCGTCTCCCAGAAGAACGGGAACCTGTACATCTCCAAAGTGGAAGCTCAGGATGCGGGAAACTACTCGTGCTTCGTGTCCAGCCCCATCACCGGGAAGAGCGTCTTCTCCAAGTTCATCCCCCTCATCCCCTTAGCCCCCGAGGATG GTGAGGAGAAAAAATACCCAGCAGACATCAGGGTGAAGTTTCCCGACACGACTGCCATGCTGGCTTCTAATATTACTTTGGAGTGCTTCGCTCTGGGAAA CCCCATCCCTGACATTGTTTGGAGGAAGGTGGACCACACAGACCTGCCGCCCAGTCATGAGATCAGCGAATCAGGAGCCGTGCTTCACCTGTACAACGTGCAGTACGAGGACGTGGGGGGGTACGAGTGTGAGGCCATCAACACCAAAGGGAAGGACTGGCACAAGGCCTGGCTGTATGTGGAGG CTGCTCCGGAGTGGGCAGAAACCATCAACAACACTCAGATCGACATCGGCTCGGAGCACACCATGCGCTGCGTGGCGTCAGGGAAGCCTTTCCCGTTCATCCGCTGGTACAAAGACGGATACATG TATGGGAAAGGGGAGTTGAAGTTTTCCAGTCTCACTTTTGATGACTCAGGAATGTACCAATGTCTCGCTGAGAACTACTGGGGCATCAAATACGCCAACGCTGAGCTGAGGGTCATCG CGTGTGCTCCTACGTTCGAGTTTAACCCCGTGAGGAGGCAGCTTCTCGGAGCTAAAGATAGCCGTGTGCTGATCGAGTGTAAACCCCGAGCTGCTCCTAGAGCTAAGTTCACCTGGATGAAGGGCAAGGAGCTCCTCTACAACAACTCAAG GATTTCCGTCATGTGGGATGGGACTCTGGAGATCAAGAACTCCACGGAAAACGATGCAGGACTCTACAGCTGCTTTGCAGAGAACGACAGAGGAAAGGCCAACAGCTCTGGCTATCTCACTATCACAG agcCTACCATCATCACAGAACCACCTGAGGACACTGAGGTGAAGGTTGGTGATGAGGTGATCCTGAGGTGTGGCGCTTCATTCGACCCCATGCTGGACGTCACATTCATCTGGACCATCGACTTCAGGATCATCGACTTTCACTCTGAGTGGGAACACTACGAACGCGTTTTG AGTGAAGATGGCAGCGGTGATCTGAGAATAAAGAATGTCCAGATTTGGCACGAAGGTCGCTACGCCTGCACCACTCAGTCAGTGGTGGACAGCGACTCTGCATACGCTGACCTCAAGATTGTTG GTGTTCCTGGGCCTCCCGGGGTGATCCGAGTGGATGAGATCGGGGACTCATGGGTGAAGTTATTATGGACTAAAGGGTCAGAGCATAACAGCCCCATCCTCTCCTACACCATCCAGACCAGACACTTCTGGTCCCTGAATGAAGACGACTGGAAGGACGCCACCACTT CTCCAACCTTTCTGGATGGCCATTCTGAGAAGGCAGAAGTCACAGCCCTGTACCCCTGGATGGAGTATCAGTTCAGGATCATCGCCACCAACGAGCACGGCTCCGGGGAGTCCAGCATCCCCTCCCTCAAGATCAAAACCTGGGACGCTC AACCAGTGGTTTCTCCCACTGATGTGGAGGGTTACGGAGGTAGAAATGGTGAGATCGTCATCACATGGACT CCTGTGGAGCCTTGGTATTTCTCCGGCAAAAAGTTTGGCTACATCGTGGCATTCAAGCCTCACGACGCGTACGACTGGTGGTACGAGACCATTTCGGACCCCGAGACGAGGCGGTACGTTCACAGGGACTCTTACTTCATTCCCACAGAAGAAGATTTCCAGGTCAGAGAGTTTCAGGTGAAGATCAAGTCTTTCAACGCGAAAGGAGATGGACCATACAGCCTCACCAAGGTCATCTACTACCCAAGAGATG taccgatagaGTCTCCAACAGATATCTACGCCAGGCCTGTTTCCTCCACTGAAGCTCTGGTCTGGTGGTTGCCTGTGATGGACACTGGTACCGGCCTACAGCAGTACATTGAGGGATACCAG GTGAAATACTGGAGAAAGTACGATGATCCGGAGCCAGGAGCACACCGTATATTTGTTTCAGCCTCAGTGAACCAGACCCGGTTGGAGAACATGCTGCCCGACTCTCACTACCTTATCGAGGTCCGGGCCTTGAATGGAGCTGGCCTCGGACCTCCTGGTGAACACTGCGAGATGTTCACAAAGAGAGCAC CCCCACCAGACCCTCCCAGGATGTGGCGCTATGTTACCTGGACAGGACAGTGGTTGTATGTGTGGTGGGATCACATCTCGTATGACTGGTTTGGCGATATTTCCTTCCCCCTTTACTACAAG GTTATGTTCAGAAAGACGGGCTACATCTATGGGAAAGTCTATATGACTGGCTGGCACTTCATGGACTTCCCCATGCCTCAGATGGGAGACTTTGAGCTGTTGGTACGCGGACGTTATGAAGGAGGGGATGGCCCAGTCAGGATGATTAGTATCAAGG GTGAAGCACCAACCACAGCACCCACTCTAAGCCTGGCGTCGATGGTGCTGCTGGCGCTCGGCATTGTGGGATTGGACATTTAA